The genomic region TAGATTCCTGAAGAGTCGACTTCTCTGAATGACACATGTTTTCTTTCTTGGAGGAATCACTggcatgctatttcctctctttcacattattgtaataaaaatctaaacacgaaagaaattaatgaaaatgtgaaatgacatttctatcgatcacccaagggcatgtatcacaccatatgttatatttatttaagcttATCTGAccataatcttgaattgtaaccacaacaaaacacaacacatactgtaaaataactgttatgtattaatattaatactgatattagataattattagtatgttcaaatttcactagcttccagcaatcagctcagaaatctagaacaatttgaattttcagaactTGCACCACCGACAACTGCTGTCACtgtaacagttagaaaatcataacagttgtagtatttctcagcaccaaaattcgaaacgaagttggcaaaagaaaattcgatcttcaaactagaaaatcaccataaccCACTAGCATGTGTAGTAAtgagggaaaaatggttaggtttcacccttagggtattaagtaagccgATCCGGATTATACCTGCGAATTCCTTTAAACGACAGCGACCCTCTTTTCTTAGAATCCAGTTCTTGGCCCACAAAATACTTTTGTCACGATAAATGAAAACAGTTACTATGACATTACTGGCTACCTGCGAACTTCTCTCAAAGAAAGGCTCTGTTTAACGTATGTAGAACgtgaattttttaagaatttacacTTTTGCTAAATGTCGTTATGAACGAGTTGCTCATTgaaaatgtgttataaaaataataaatcacatACAGACAAAACCGCACTTTTTAATGGCTGTCACTGTAGGCGAGGTGTCACACAAATTGTGGTCATTATAACCAAGTTCaactgaatataaaaataaaattttaataaacttaAAATGACAGTCACAAAACCAACAAAAGTAAAGAATCATAAAAATTTAGTATACCTGTATTCAGCACCCCAGCCTTTCACAAAACTCATTCGAATAGTGCACATTCTAGTGAGCTGGTACACTGCTTCAAAGCCCTGACTGACAGATTGTGATAATAATGCTGCAAATTCCTggttgttgaatattttcaagttacATCCtggaaacaaaggaaacaaagtaaGGATATGCACTGACAACACGTATAAACTTAACAGATGGAAATGGGAAAATCTTTCATTAAAGTCAGTATATTCCTTGTAAAATTCGTAAATTTGTTACTGATGGTATGGCTAAATTTACTACAAGAAGTGATTACCAGAACCCAagagaaaccgtgcgcattcatttcaactgctagcaactcaggCGAcaatcgccgtaaacaaactgcAGCTTAAATGGTGCAGGAGATTCctatatttttctgaaaaccaGGTTTTTGCAAAAGTGATCTGTATTTCCATGCAAACAGACTACATGCTAATTTTTTCCAAATTCGCTTCCTAATGTAATGTACGCATGATGTATTTCTCTCACCTGGTGGTATTTTGCAGACAGTTGCTGGATGCCAACCATAACGCTGGTTACAATTGGGTGACTGGACAAAGATTGAAGAGTCGCTGAGACATTCAGCAAATACTTCTCCACCAATATAATATAAACGCACACCTTTCCCAATGTGCCTTCTGGTTTGTTCTACCACTGTGTTACGATTCACATTTGACAGAAGTCCCAAACAAAAGCGTTCTGAATTACTGGGATCtataaaagggggaaaaaaagctTTATGTCATTTAGTGATAAAAAGTAATACAATAACACTTCATTTATACGCTTTTAATAGTAGTCTGAAGAAAAAAACgtataattgaaatgaaatgacatttaattacatctgaaatagcttattaataacatgtgatttaaaaaaaaagtcagttacAAACATACTTCCTCTTTCTTCCACTCACTGGAATTCAAACACCAATCAGCAACCTTCTCGTCATAACAGGTTGAGCCTAGTCAAAACATTTTCAATCTGGAGGAGTATTAGGACAGTTGTATTCAGTGTGGTCACAGCTTCGGACCTGGATTATCTTTGTTTAAAATGTTCCATTTCTTACCTCCGCACATACTCTCTTCCCTCTCtgaactgatttactgaagctagcATGTGCTGAGACAAGAAtgggcagcttcgaatttccagGAATTTCAAAGCTTGCCATATCTTAACAATGAATACATGTAGTTCTGTATTTACGTGATTATAATACACACCATTTTTGACAAAATGTCGTCTTGAAAACTGAGGTGCATATTACATTCACACTCAAATACTCAGAttcgaacaaattaaaattaatgctcTATTTATGTTACGAGATATGGTGTGAAACAACTGATAGTATCAATAATAAGAATACTATTTTTAACTACTAGAATGACTTAacaacattttttcttttattgagaAAAATTATGAATACTGATCTCAACAACTGCTAGTCGTTAAATGAAACCAAAAGAATTCACCAATAATTACTGACGAAAGAGTAGCATGATGTTAGTCATTGTCAATCAAAGTTCTGACACCAACCCAGACCTGTTGACTgaaagttatataataataataataataataataataataataataataataatccatggcgctacagcccatgaagagcctagactgaccagctggctgctggcctcacgcccacatgccgaagcagaggtggacgatcacccaaccagaatggaggtatcgtgtggttagcacaatgatcacccccaaccgttatagctggtattcgcaaccagatttcgttacctatcgtagctccccaagtgcatcacgatgctgggtgggcaccagtcccatacactggccgaaatttcatgagaaaatttctttccccatgaggactcaaaccagcgcacattctgtaatgcgagtcctaggcaggatgccttagaccatgacgccacggcgcgggacttgacTGAATGTTACAGTTCTGATACTGCTAATGAGGATGAATGTGATGTCTATAGAGGTAAGGGAGTGCCTTTATAACCTGTcttcataatataattttaatcttgagTGGTTTTTAGCACAAGTGCATATTATATTTGCCAGTCTTTTTTCTTCTGGATTTTAGGATAAAAGAAAATGGATAGGCTATGTGTATTATATTCGATGgcataaatacagtattttcgcgttcttacatttttacgacaaacctaatttcgagtaaaatttaattagtaagtataaatgaagttttgtacCTATTGGGGTTTAAAATACGATGGTATAAGTGAGAAAAACGTATAAACGAAAAATgtgtaactgaaataaattacatataaagtacagtatagaAATTTTACCAGGACTTTAGAAAAAACGTGTAAGTGTGAAAAATGTATAAGTGAGAAACGTGTAAATAAAGTTTTACTGTTTCACAAATAAATTCACATATGTTCTTTAGGATTATTGTTGATTATGCGTGATTTATAGGAAACTAAAACAAAAAAGGCAAAACACACTTTCGAATATGCATTAagttattaaacaaaattttacgaaaaatttgttacatataaaaCTTAAAGGTTGGTAGGAATGATATCTGACGAGCTGCAGAAACAAAGGCATGATATACAAGTGTACTACTATTGAATGTCACGTGGACTTGCCATGTTTATCAAATGCATCATGTGTGAAAACCctttaaactaaattaaactcaCCTGTGAAACCATCAACTGTAATGGAAGGCTGGGAAGCATGGAAGGTTTCTCCAACTCTGGTGTTGAGCTCATAGTAACTGATAGAACACCAAAAAGCTGGCTCACAGTACATAACAGGTTGTGCATCAATGGGAGGACTTGGTGTGAGGCGTGACAaacctgaaataatttatttatattactgaaCTATTATTTAGTTATGCATTTTctcccaaataataataataataataataataataataataataataataataataataataataataacaacaacaacaacaaaaacatttaATGGTATaactaagaagagaaaattaGACTCACTCATATTGTCATTGTGGTCGACATTGTCTCCATCCTCGGACATGTACCCTGGTGGAGGTGTCTCCGTTGTAGGAAGGGGCCGGGGGGGCTCCAGGGTGGGGCTTGTAACTGGAGAGTGCTGAAGCAGAGTGCTTATATTATTCGAACCAGTGCCCCCGCCACCCACCGGGCTTGGGAACTGTGTGTTTTCTGGTACAGAACTACTCAACTCTCCACCACTTCCAGCAGATGGGAACAGGGATGACTGACAATCTTCACTTGGAGCTGTATGGCGAGGAACTAGGATTGCTGGTAAAGCTGCAATGAGAGGAATTCTCTGTTATTAATATAAACGTCTGAAAACAATTCctggcatttttttttaaatactgaatacgactataaatatttattttgtgcagaattacagaaattaattaatcaagggaaaataaataaactagatCTACTTTAtccaataaatattttaagactTGAAAAACACATTTGTTGCAAAcggaaaacaataaaattagggTTACCATACATCACTTTCAAGTTAAATTACGTCAgggaaaaatttaaaaatcaatgTGAATGCCCGGAAATTGACCTgcagatttaatttaaaaaaatgtttggaTTTTAAACAATGGAAGATAAGATTCTCAACATACCTAGCATCTTTGTTTTACTCATGAGCCAGGAGCTCAGAATTGCACATGACACTTTAAGTACAGAGCCCATTTAACTTCTGTTTCTCTATTCTTACTACTTTACTGGTTAGCTTGCAAACAACGCACACTAGGCTCTGTTTATTCCTTTACCTCAATTTGTCTTATGTAATTTGTTCACACTAACTTTCAAGTGAGGATCGCAAGATGTTTTCCATGCTCACCAAACATTTCACCATTCCtttaattcaattgcaatggtCTTAAGGGGAGGAGTCATCTTGTTGTGGAGTGAAAGGATTAGCTATATAGTGAAATACAACTTTCGTCATTTCAGTTGCATTGCATTTCATTTATACTCGCTAAAAATTccaaacatataaaaaaaaatcagaacagAGAAATATTCATGCACTTTTTAAATGGGTGACTGAAATTTGATTCAACAGTGAAGTTCGTTGTAGTTTTATTGTAATTCTATATACATActcagataataataatttatgaattaGATAATTAACACTGCGTCAtattcataacgagtgcacctctgcacatgtgtggacattgtgccactgtcatacatctatgacgcagtgcatgagggtaggccactagagggaacccaagaggtggaacttaaaccgagAGGATTCTATCTGACATCaggatgggaatctggtgtggcttagtggatacagcgtcagcatgtagagctgaaaacccaggttcaaatcctggtgccggagagaatttttctccgttcgactcatccttcatcatgatgacacagaatttctgcacagaaatatcatatgtacttcggtacattgtaataatatattaattttagaagaaaattatgacataaaggaaataaaacaaaccAGATTTAATGTAAATAACAGAATATTGCAgattataatagtatttaaaataactCAAAGAGCACATATCTTACCTGGTGTTTCTATGCGCTGATAATGGTATGGATTAACACAGACTTCGTCCCGTTTAAGATTGAATGCAAATTCACAATTATCCAATGCACGAAGTTCGTGGTGGGACTGAAGTTCTGGCCAGCGCCACAAACGGCAATAGATAACGTGAGGAAGACCTTTCCGATGTGACACCTGAAGTCTTCCGTCCAGAGATCTGTagcaaagataaaaaagaaaaagaattccaTCTGAAACCAAACAGCTTAATTCAATACAAATGCTCCCATTATCCAGGAACATTCTCAGTAAAGAAGACATCTTCAAGTATACACAAACAacttgatgtataatattttaattttatttcagattaatAACAGTGGATGTACATAGTCTACCAGATCTTCATCTTCCTTAATTTCACTTTGTTTGCAATCCTCATTGCTCaccttatcatttttttttttaaatcttggtCAAAAGATTTTTCTCAAGAGTAGACTTTAATACAAACAGggctttttttattaattttctttataaacAGATAAGACTATTACTCTTACTACTATAGAATTGTCTTTTTTATGATATAAAAATTGATTGTATCCTAAAGCATACAAGTGAAAGTAAAGTTACTATCAATATTTTCCAAACGTGAGTACTCATGGTGGAGAATAACTTCCTacatcagttttctttttttgtgttCAAAACTGTATTTCAGAGTTTCATACACAATGCAATacaaattggaattaggtatttCTTCACTGTGCGTCTTTAGaaagaaatggatcagaatctTCTTCAGCAATGTCCAGCCCAGCCCAGCCCATGCCTCTAAATCTACTGTGTATGAGAGATATTGGACAGTaggagttaatggctttattgccaaaaACTCAGCATTAATTAACAACACAATGCAATACTCACTGCCTACAATGATTCTAGCTGAAAGATAACCACATTTCCTATACTTAAACTGATTTCACTAGAATTACAATAGTAGTGCATGATTTCTGGCTTTTTGCACAACTCCATCAGCAGGAAAGATGCAACATTCAATCTTCAAGATAGCTCTTGATAAGAAATTCAATAGATAAGTTGCCCTTTCCTTGCCTTTATACTGATGGAGTCAATAAATAGCTTCAAAATACTGGATATTTCTGCATCTGTGACAAAATCCCAAAAATCTAGCACAATGTCTAATACTATGAAGGTCcttattcatattaaattacaGTAGTCCAGTGAGCATTTAACTCTCCTATAACCCtgtgggtcgatttctaaaacacggacgaaatcgtggttccaaacctcggcttttaaactgcgatcgaggtctgaatccttatgcgatttctaaaacgaagtcgagatgcggcttgagaagaaaccaaGGTTCGTGGGTTtcatatatggcaacgcagctaagaatcgatttttattcctctacacagtcgatattagaaataaatgaacatcgggattaatatttttattgaattgcagtaagtcatgTTCTTTTGTTCtgagctaaggtattgttatttactaatttacagaatatacgtgcatttaaaatactagcattatttaatatttagtagggaacggatttttaggtaccagaatgatattacccaaataattagcacaagtcgagcgtttatgttgtagtttatcgtttgttcataactactaccaacattaacaacCTGAAAAtccggttctaaggaattaataacctaaatattagctggattaaaatttcaattgaaactaaaatgtagtatggttctattttcacataggCGTATAATAGGCCAGAACTACATAGAAAGCCCCAtcagcataaaacttaaaataagaagacaaaatcacgtttgcttcatattcttgtaggcccagatcattttcaagaattaaataaaatgtccaaaactactgtaaagactaaaggctcattcacaatgaaaattaaacgcaaGCGCAACATAAACGCAAGACCTTGgacccatgttatttaatgaaagcattcacaatgaaatacgtAAGCGCAAACGCTAACATAAACGAAagaaaagtttgcaaactccaaacattTGCGCTTGCGTTTAtgttattttgaaacaaaacacGATCGCAGAGCGCTCTTTTTACTAACACCATCTGTTGGCTGTTTCTACAAACCGCATTTTTCATCAAACCCTGCTTCAGAACGttccaaataaataattttcttttgctaTGGAATGATTTGATGAAATATTAATTACTTTGTATCAAGAACAGCGTCGTCTTTGTAAGAGACGTATTACAAAGGCAATGCAACTTGCATGAACATAAATTGTACAGATGAATGGTCACTTATGTAATTTGTTGCAATTTATATAGTTTCGTAATATTTAGACGACTTTTCATCAGATAATCCAGTAGGCAGTGTCTACACATAACCTTTCCACGTTAATTCTAAGAGGCCGTGCTAAGTTCTAGCGTTAACGCttacattttcattgtgaatggtatCACGTCTTTATGTCTTGCGCTAACGTTGCGGTAACGTTtgcgttttcattgtgaatggaccttaagaattaagatatatcgtCCTATGGgaataaaggtataattaatataaaatattatatcttacttccctgaaagcaacaagaaggtgtaaaaaaatatcaacctgtcgcctcttgcatttcgttgcagattattatttttatcattcttgctaaattttgcgtcgATTCCTTCGACAATCGATATATTCGCCTGAAAATATCGtcattatatagttacaaaggattattcctctcTCTCATCACGCTAATCCGGAGAGTTGAtactcgtagacacaaattttcccttgataatcatccagctgatctactacctccatcttgtatacatgaagacGTGGTTTTAAACCTACTCCAGCCGTGGTCCCTACTttagaccatggtttcgagccatggttcagaaaaatgaaaaagacctcgttttataaatctaaacgcggtttaaagccatggtcgtggtctagacctcgttttagaaatcgaccctgtATCTCTCTCAACAAAATTCTGAACTCGCTAGACTACtacaataatacaacatttttcataaacaaCTACCTACATAACGGTCCCACAATTAAATCCATAACCACAATATACTCTATATAACATATAATTATGCAATTATACAATTAAAGTTGTcagataaatacaaaaaaaaaaaaaatacctatgttattcatatttaacATATGAATTACATACAAATGACAAGGAAAGATCtcacttttcttaattctctTGCTTCATTTCACGTTACAATCACATTTCTTCTTGAAAGCTCCACTTTAGATCCTAATGCTGCAGCCGTATCCTTCAAGTAACATTTCTTCCATAGTAAACTAGCTGTTACAAATCAAAATCAACAGAGTAAAGCAACAAAACTCCAGTCTGTATAACAGTCTAGGAGGGGACTAATATCAAGTTTTAAGTGAAAGATTATAAGAGTGTCGATTTTATTAGAATGAAGAATTGTTAAATTATGTAAAGAGTAATGGAGATCCAAGAGATCCTGATCAAAGATAAATCCCTCTGCCATTCCCAAACAATAAAATTCAGTTTTCCACTTCCTCTAGAGATATGGAAGATAACTTGCACAATAGTGTAGTAGGGCAGTCTTTTTGCTTCAGTATATATAAACATGCTTTGTATCAGtactaagaagaaaattatgacaTTCTTATAAAGGGGTAAGAATGTTTTATAGTTTCTAAGTTAAATTTTTAACAAAGTTTGAATTATTTAACATGCAAGTTGTATGCGTTGCTGTGGTAAGAAGTAATGGCCTTCTATTCCAGGCAAAATATTATTACCTATCACCTAGCAGCACAAGTCAGATTTTAGCGTGTCAGTCTAACCTGCTGCCGTGGGTCGTAGATTCCTGCACTAGCGCCCCCCCTGGCGTCGCCCGAGACCGCTCGGCACGTAAACTGTAACAATAACGCAAATCATTTAAAGCAAAATGCTGTAAAAGGTCAGTTACAGCAGCTAGGTTGGCCCAGCCATAAAAAATCGTCTCAATAGAGCTATAAAGATAAACAGAATAAGTGCTGACCTTCAGCACCATTATCCATAGACTGCTATAACCAATACTTTTGGTTAGATTTTTTAGCATTTACTAAATAAGATTATAATTCAATACTCTTAACAGAAACCTGACTAGTAACAGTTTCTGTACTGTACATCATTATtaactaaatgaacaaatatttcacAGAATGAATTTCCTGTATTAAAGTATAAAATGTACTTTCTATTATGTCCAAATGCCAAGCAGTCCCAAAAATTCATAATTAAGCCACATAAATGATCCATTTTCCTAAGATTATTGTACACATTTTTTTTCCCAtacaaaagaacacaaaaagCGTCctcttacaaacatcacataagCAAGAGACAGGATTTGAATACAGTAAGCTCTAACAGAACTTACATATCCGCAGCAATGCAAATATCACAAGCGGCCATCCTATTCTGTCCCACCTGTGGAAAATCTAAGTTCTAACAGAGACACCACGGCAGAAGGCATGACCCAAAGCCAAACCTAATTCTCCCAGGTTGCcacaaacacattacaaaaaaaTTCTATTAATACAAACTAGTTGTAAACATAATACATTTTACTGGAACTTACAGTGAAATTTTATCTATGAAACTAACATTATATAATATGaaacaaattctttaaaaataattgttatctATTTCCATTATGAAGCTAATGAAAGCTCAGAAAATATCTTacagataaatttaaaaaaatcagacaAATAATTCTAAtagcacacacgcacgcacgcgcgcacacacacacacacacacacacacacacacacacaaaattgtgtGAAGTCAGTTGCAATAATTTCATGAAGTTCATGTTCATTGATCTGAGAAGCCTGATGAGTTTGATGATATTAACAGGATGTCgccattttctgtattttaagttcTAAAACATTGATTTCACTGATGGTGAGCTAATTTGTAACTTCCACATTATGTTATCTGCTGGCAGGGCAGGAGAGAGAACACCAGTCAAAGCATAttgttgtatgtatgtgtataggACTGCTGAACACAGGACACTAAATTTCTTATTAAGAGCCCACTGCAGGATTTCAGTAAATCCtctgttattgttttgttgtttagtcaacttgtcaagacagtctgaacctcacaagtgataccaacatggcaccacatatgaggcaactaggccaggagatattattattattattattattattattattataaatataaatgaatctaATTATTTGCTATGCACTCAAATaagaagaaacatttttgttttttgaactgcACACAAAAAGTGACATCTGAGTTCATTTACAGTAAATAAACGTCATCAACTTTgcacaaatgcatataaaatttctacttctATGTTGTAATC from Periplaneta americana isolate PAMFEO1 chromosome 15, P.americana_PAMFEO1_priV1, whole genome shotgun sequence harbors:
- the Smox gene encoding mothers against decapentaplegic homolog 3 isoform X2, which gives rise to MTSMLPFTPPIVKRLLGWKKGEGEDKWSEKAVKSLVKKLKKTGGLDELEKAITTQDPTTKCITIPRSLDGRLQVSHRKGLPHVIYCRLWRWPELQSHHELRALDNCEFAFNLKRDEVCVNPYHYQRIETPALPAILVPRHTAPSEDCQSSLFPSAGSGGELSSSVPENTQFPSPVGGGGTGSNNISTLLQHSPVTSPTLEPPRPLPTTETPPPGYMSEDGDNVDHNDNMSLSRLTPSPPIDAQPVMYCEPAFWCSISYYELNTRVGETFHASQPSITVDGFTDPSNSERFCLGLLSNVNRNTVVEQTRRHIGKGVRLYYIGGEVFAECLSDSSIFVQSPNCNQRYGWHPATVCKIPPGCNLKIFNNQEFAALLSQSVSQGFEAVYQLTRMCTIRMSFVKGWGAEYRRQTVTSTPCWIELHLNGPLQWLDRVLTQMGSPRLPCSSMS
- the Smox gene encoding mothers against decapentaplegic homolog 3 isoform X1 is translated as MTSMLPFTPPIVKRLLGWKKGEGEDKWSEKAVKSLVKKLKKTGGLDELEKAITTQDPTTKCITIPSLRAERSRATPGGALVQESTTHGSRSLDGRLQVSHRKGLPHVIYCRLWRWPELQSHHELRALDNCEFAFNLKRDEVCVNPYHYQRIETPALPAILVPRHTAPSEDCQSSLFPSAGSGGELSSSVPENTQFPSPVGGGGTGSNNISTLLQHSPVTSPTLEPPRPLPTTETPPPGYMSEDGDNVDHNDNMSLSRLTPSPPIDAQPVMYCEPAFWCSISYYELNTRVGETFHASQPSITVDGFTDPSNSERFCLGLLSNVNRNTVVEQTRRHIGKGVRLYYIGGEVFAECLSDSSIFVQSPNCNQRYGWHPATVCKIPPGCNLKIFNNQEFAALLSQSVSQGFEAVYQLTRMCTIRMSFVKGWGAEYRRQTVTSTPCWIELHLNGPLQWLDRVLTQMGSPRLPCSSMS